In Thermomonas carbonis, a single genomic region encodes these proteins:
- a CDS encoding FMN-binding glutamate synthase family protein: MSRYAAYAASLLMFVISLLLALRMPGWWWGVAVFGALAVLGTIDLLQARSTLRRNYPILAHFRYGLESIGPELRQYFFESDLAEVPFSRQQRTLVYQRAKRLNDVRPFGTQQNVYGVDYEWINHSMAPAAIPSSDFRIVIGAGSAQPYSASVFNISAMSFGSLSAAAIRALNAGAKQGGFYHDTGEGSISPYHREAGGDLVWEIGSGYFGCRNDDGSFSEERFTANARDPQVKMIEVKLSQGAKPGHGGVLPAPKVSAEISATRGVPMGQDCVSPARHSAFSTPVELLQFVARLRELSGGKPTGFKLAIGHPWEWFGIAKAMQDSGMTPDFIVVDGAEGGTGAAPAEFIDHVGVPMHEALMLVHNTLVGLDLRDRIRIGAAGKIVSAFDMARTLAMGADWCNAGRGYMFALGCIQSMSCHTDRCPTGIATQDPGRWRKLDVPDKATRVAEFHGNTLHALRDLLCAAGLDHPDQLGPEHILRRVSPTEVRSLAALYRFLRPGELLGGRIPEHAVFQDFWQASRSDAFMPPEHVMRLRSGKSN, from the coding sequence GTGTCCCGCTACGCCGCCTATGCCGCCAGCCTGCTGATGTTCGTGATCTCGCTGCTGTTGGCGCTGCGCATGCCGGGCTGGTGGTGGGGCGTGGCGGTGTTCGGCGCGCTGGCGGTGCTGGGCACGATCGACCTGTTGCAGGCGCGCAGCACCTTGCGTCGCAACTATCCGATCCTGGCGCACTTCCGCTATGGGCTGGAATCGATCGGGCCGGAGCTGCGCCAGTATTTCTTCGAATCCGACCTGGCCGAAGTCCCGTTCTCACGCCAGCAGCGCACCCTTGTCTATCAACGCGCGAAGCGCCTCAACGACGTACGCCCGTTCGGCACCCAGCAGAATGTCTACGGCGTGGATTACGAATGGATCAACCATTCGATGGCGCCCGCCGCGATCCCGTCATCCGATTTCCGCATCGTCATCGGTGCCGGTTCCGCGCAGCCGTATTCGGCGAGTGTGTTCAACATCTCGGCGATGAGCTTCGGTTCGTTGTCGGCGGCGGCGATCCGCGCCTTGAATGCCGGGGCGAAGCAGGGCGGTTTCTACCATGACACCGGCGAAGGTTCGATCTCGCCCTACCACCGCGAGGCCGGTGGTGACCTGGTCTGGGAAATCGGATCGGGCTATTTCGGTTGCCGAAACGATGACGGCAGCTTCAGCGAGGAACGCTTCACCGCGAATGCGCGCGATCCGCAGGTGAAGATGATTGAGGTGAAGCTGTCGCAGGGCGCGAAGCCCGGCCACGGTGGCGTATTGCCGGCACCGAAGGTCAGCGCGGAAATCTCGGCGACGCGCGGCGTGCCGATGGGCCAGGACTGCGTTTCACCGGCACGACATTCCGCGTTTTCCACGCCAGTGGAACTGCTGCAATTCGTTGCCCGCCTGCGCGAACTGTCGGGCGGCAAGCCGACCGGTTTCAAGCTGGCCATCGGCCATCCATGGGAATGGTTCGGCATCGCCAAGGCGATGCAAGACAGCGGGATGACGCCCGATTTCATCGTGGTCGACGGTGCCGAAGGCGGCACCGGCGCGGCCCCGGCGGAGTTCATCGACCACGTGGGCGTTCCGATGCACGAAGCGTTGATGCTGGTCCACAACACGTTGGTGGGGCTGGATCTGCGCGACCGAATCCGCATCGGCGCGGCGGGCAAGATCGTCAGCGCGTTCGACATGGCGCGCACGCTGGCGATGGGCGCGGACTGGTGCAACGCGGGTCGTGGTTACATGTTCGCGCTGGGCTGCATCCAGTCGATGAGCTGCCACACCGACCGCTGCCCGACCGGCATCGCTACCCAGGATCCCGGCCGCTGGCGCAAGCTCGACGTGCCCGACAAGGCCACCCGCGTCGCCGAATTCCATGGCAACACCCTGCATGCATTGCGCGACCTGCTATGCGCGGCCGGCCTGGATCATCCGGACCAACTCGGCCCGGAGCACATCCTGCGGCGGGTCTCGCCGACCGAGGTGCGCTCGCTCGCGGCCCTGTACCGCTTCCTGCGTCCCGGCGAATTGCTGGGCGGGCGCATCCCCGAGCACGCGGTGTTCCAGGACTTCTGGCAAGCCTCGCGCAGCGATGCCTTCATGCCGCCCGAGCATGTCATGCGGCTGCGGAGCGGGAAGTCCAACTGA
- the cysD gene encoding sulfate adenylyltransferase subunit CysD: protein MNTGLSHLDRLEAESIHILREVAAEFRNPVMLYSVGKDSSVLLHLLLKAFYPARPPIPLLHVDTGWKFREMIAFRDQRAAETGIELRVHTNPDGVAQGIGPITHGATVHTDVMKTQALKQALDAGGFDAAIGGARRDEEKSRAKERIFSFRSAQHRWDPKNQRPELWSLYNTRIHKGESVRVFPISNWTELDIWLYIYREKIAVPSLYLARERSVVERDGALILVDDERLPLHAGEVPAMKQVRFRTLGCYPLTGAIESDADTLEKIIAEMLVSTTSERQGRVIDQDPSASMEKKKQEGYF, encoded by the coding sequence TTGAATACCGGACTGTCCCACCTCGATCGGCTCGAAGCCGAAAGCATCCACATCCTGCGCGAGGTCGCGGCCGAGTTCCGCAACCCGGTGATGCTGTATTCCGTCGGCAAGGACAGTTCGGTGCTGCTGCACCTGCTGCTCAAGGCATTTTATCCCGCGCGCCCGCCGATCCCGCTGCTGCACGTGGACACGGGCTGGAAGTTCCGCGAGATGATCGCGTTCCGCGACCAGCGCGCCGCGGAAACCGGCATCGAACTGCGCGTGCATACCAATCCTGATGGCGTGGCCCAGGGCATCGGCCCGATCACCCATGGCGCCACCGTGCACACCGACGTGATGAAGACCCAGGCGCTGAAGCAGGCGCTTGATGCCGGCGGTTTCGATGCCGCGATCGGTGGTGCGCGCCGCGACGAGGAGAAGTCGCGCGCAAAGGAACGCATCTTCAGTTTCCGCAGCGCGCAACATCGCTGGGATCCGAAGAACCAGCGCCCGGAATTGTGGAGTCTTTACAACACGCGCATCCACAAGGGCGAATCGGTGCGCGTGTTCCCGATCAGCAACTGGACCGAGCTCGACATCTGGCTGTACATCTACCGCGAGAAGATCGCGGTGCCGTCGCTGTATCTGGCGCGCGAACGATCGGTGGTGGAGCGCGATGGTGCGCTGATCCTTGTGGATGATGAGCGCCTGCCGCTGCACGCGGGAGAAGTGCCGGCAATGAAGCAGGTGCGCTTCCGGACGCTGGGGTGCTACCCGCTGACCGGCGCGATCGAATCCGATGCGGACACGCTGGAAAAAATCATCGCCGAGATGCTGGTGTCGACCACCTCCGAACGGCAGGGGCGGGTGATCGACCAGGATCCTTCGGCCTCGATGGAAAAGAAAAAGCAGGAGGGATATTTCTGA
- the cysN gene encoding sulfate adenylyltransferase subunit CysN: protein MSLHENASAQVAAYLQQHETKGLLRFITCGSVDDGKSTLIGRLLHDTKLLLDDQVSALEADSRKHGTQNGEIDFALLVDGLAAEREQGITIDVAYRFFGTEKRKFIVADCPGHEQYTRNMATGASTADLAVVLVDARKGLLTQTRRHSYIVSLLGIRRVLLAVNKMDLVDFDQGVFDAIVADYRELATQLGIDQVECIPLSALRGDNMIERSPAMPWYRGPALLEHLETVDIVRVAGDVDFRMPVQWVCRPNQDFRGFAGTVVAGAVAPGDEVVVLPAGRRSRIARVVTADGDMPAASAGQAVTLTLADEVDASRGDVIASVSNPPEVADQFAAHLLWMGDERLLPGRPYLLKIGARTVGASVTEIKHKIDVNTQEPLAAKHLDLNEVAYCNLHLDQPVAFASYAENRALGGFILIDRQTNATVAAGTLDFALRRAGNIHWQHLDVDKATRAAIKHQHPRCLWFTGLSGAGKSTIANLVEKKLLAMGRHTYLLDGDNVRHGLNKDLGFTDEDRVENIRRVAEVARLMTDAGLVVLVSFISPFRAEREMARALFPAGEFLEVHVDTSLAEAERRDVKGLYAKARRGELRNFTGIDSPYEAPESPELHLDTAIADPAALADQVVRALGLE, encoded by the coding sequence ATGTCTCTTCATGAGAACGCCAGCGCGCAAGTCGCCGCCTACCTGCAGCAACACGAAACCAAGGGCTTGCTGCGCTTCATTACCTGCGGCAGCGTGGACGACGGCAAGAGCACCTTGATCGGCCGCCTGCTGCATGACACCAAGTTGTTGCTGGACGACCAGGTGAGCGCGCTCGAAGCCGACAGCCGCAAGCACGGTACCCAGAACGGCGAGATCGATTTCGCGCTGTTGGTCGACGGGCTGGCCGCCGAGCGCGAGCAGGGCATCACCATCGATGTCGCGTATCGCTTCTTCGGCACCGAGAAGCGCAAGTTCATCGTCGCCGATTGCCCCGGCCATGAGCAGTACACTCGCAACATGGCGACCGGTGCATCCACCGCCGACCTCGCGGTGGTGCTGGTGGATGCGCGCAAGGGCCTGCTGACGCAGACCCGCCGGCACAGTTACATCGTCTCGCTGCTCGGCATCCGCCGGGTGTTGCTGGCGGTTAACAAGATGGATCTGGTCGATTTCGACCAAGGCGTGTTCGATGCCATCGTCGCCGACTACCGCGAGCTCGCGACGCAACTCGGCATCGACCAGGTCGAATGCATCCCGTTGTCCGCGCTGCGCGGCGACAACATGATCGAGCGTTCGCCGGCGATGCCGTGGTACCGCGGCCCGGCCTTGCTCGAACACCTCGAAACGGTCGACATCGTGAGGGTCGCGGGTGATGTCGACTTCCGCATGCCGGTGCAGTGGGTGTGCCGGCCGAACCAGGATTTCCGTGGCTTCGCCGGCACGGTCGTGGCGGGTGCCGTTGCGCCGGGCGACGAAGTCGTCGTGTTGCCTGCCGGGCGTCGCTCGCGCATCGCGCGGGTGGTGACGGCGGACGGCGATATGCCTGCGGCATCGGCGGGGCAGGCGGTTACGCTCACTCTGGCCGATGAAGTCGATGCCAGTCGCGGCGATGTGATCGCCAGCGTGTCCAATCCGCCGGAAGTCGCCGACCAGTTCGCCGCGCACCTGCTGTGGATGGGCGATGAGCGCCTGCTGCCTGGGCGGCCGTATCTGTTGAAAATCGGCGCACGCACCGTGGGCGCGTCGGTCACCGAGATCAAGCACAAGATCGACGTGAACACGCAGGAGCCGCTGGCCGCCAAGCACCTCGACTTGAACGAGGTCGCGTACTGCAACCTGCACCTGGACCAGCCGGTGGCCTTCGCGTCCTACGCGGAGAATCGCGCGCTCGGCGGTTTCATCCTGATCGACCGCCAGACCAATGCCACGGTCGCTGCCGGTACCCTGGATTTTGCCCTGCGCCGTGCCGGCAACATCCATTGGCAACACCTGGACGTGGACAAGGCCACGCGCGCTGCAATCAAGCATCAGCACCCGCGTTGCCTGTGGTTCACCGGCCTGTCCGGTGCCGGCAAGTCGACGATCGCCAACCTGGTCGAGAAGAAGTTGCTGGCGATGGGTCGGCACACCTACCTGCTGGATGGCGACAACGTCCGCCATGGCCTCAACAAGGACCTTGGTTTCACCGACGAGGATCGCGTCGAGAACATCCGCCGCGTGGCCGAAGTCGCACGGTTGATGACCGATGCCGGCCTGGTGGTGCTGGTCAGCTTCATCAGCCCCTTCCGCGCCGAACGCGAAATGGCGCGCGCGCTGTTCCCGGCCGGCGAGTTCCTGGAAGTGCACGTCGACACATCGCTGGCCGAGGCCGAGCGGCGCGACGTAAAGGGTCTCTATGCGAAGGCCCGCCGCGGCGAGTTGCGCAACTTCACCGGCATCGATTCGCCGTACGAAGCCCCGGAATCGCCGGAGCTGCACCTGGACACCGCCATCGCCGACCCGGCCGCGCTAGCCGACCAGGTCGTGCGCGCGCTCGGCCTGGAATAA
- a CDS encoding YkgJ family cysteine cluster protein has translation MPGYGAREIEHIVDGSAQALRSGDVDCTRCDAVCCRLTVVLQSEDRIPPRFTAYTPEGLHVMDRDEEGWCLAIDAARMQCSIYEIRPQICRRFVMAGPYCQEVRADYSDRMARGIPLQLY, from the coding sequence ATGCCGGGTTACGGGGCACGCGAGATTGAACACATAGTGGACGGCAGTGCGCAGGCACTGCGCTCCGGCGACGTCGACTGCACGCGTTGTGACGCAGTGTGCTGCCGGTTGACCGTGGTCCTGCAATCGGAGGATCGCATTCCACCGCGCTTCACCGCTTACACGCCCGAGGGCTTGCATGTGATGGATCGCGATGAGGAAGGCTGGTGCTTGGCGATCGATGCCGCACGCATGCAATGCTCGATCTACGAAATACGCCCGCAGATCTGCCGTCGCTTCGTGATGGCCGGTCCGTATTGCCAGGAAGTGCGCGCCGACTACAGCGACCGCATGGCCCGTGGCATCCCGCTGCAACTTTACTGA
- a CDS encoding polysaccharide biosynthesis/export family protein — translation MMATTWMRSMCGLLLVLFLASCASGGRVASAAGGDMPMPDTTTTTGAYEGATDYRIGGQDLLNVSVFGVAELSKDVRVNAKGQISLPLIGTILAGGRTVQELEKELAQKYSATYLQNPQVSVFVKEFSSQRITLEGAIKKPGIYPITGKITLLQVIALAGGVDERIADLGGIVVMRQVDGKRMAAAFDLRQIRKGTLVDPQLYGDDIVVVQESGSKTAMRRFLESMPILGIFSFL, via the coding sequence ATGATGGCAACGACATGGATGCGTTCAATGTGTGGGCTGCTGTTGGTCCTTTTCCTCGCCTCTTGTGCAAGCGGCGGGCGGGTGGCAAGCGCCGCCGGTGGCGACATGCCGATGCCGGACACCACCACCACGACCGGCGCATATGAGGGGGCCACTGACTACCGGATTGGAGGTCAGGACCTGCTCAATGTCAGCGTATTCGGCGTGGCGGAGCTGAGCAAGGACGTTCGGGTGAATGCGAAGGGCCAGATTTCCCTCCCATTGATCGGCACGATCCTCGCCGGTGGCCGGACCGTCCAGGAACTGGAAAAGGAGCTGGCGCAGAAGTACTCAGCCACTTACCTGCAGAATCCGCAGGTGAGCGTCTTCGTGAAGGAGTTTTCAAGCCAGCGCATCACCCTGGAAGGTGCGATCAAAAAGCCCGGGATTTATCCGATCACCGGCAAGATCACGCTGTTGCAGGTCATCGCCTTGGCCGGGGGCGTCGACGAGAGAATCGCGGATCTTGGCGGCATCGTGGTGATGCGCCAGGTCGACGGCAAGCGGATGGCAGCGGCGTTCGACCTGCGGCAGATTCGCAAGGGCACGTTGGTGGATCCCCAGTTGTACGGGGACGACATCGTTGTCGTCCAGGAGTCCGGCAGCAAGACCGCGATGCGCCGCTTCCTGGAGTCGATGCCGATCCTCGGCATCTTCAGTTTTCTTTGA
- a CDS encoding GumC family protein, protein MTDEHLPADPADSNDRLPARQDPDLKRALLRSDGRGGAIGLGLVDERDEDDSDEIDLRKYWLVLLKHRWLVLSIVAAITALALLSTLMTTPIYRASALVQVDRATASVVQTQEAQQLGGYWNDEYLQTQLELLKSRSLADRVAASLNLDKSALVRLENPGWLARVKGMVGSPPKAAREQGSVATTPAEAAQLSKELSGAISGGLSVARVPEASLVWISYDSPSPDFSVRVVNAIAEGFAESNLDRRSSATTNAKMFLEEQLKLTKGKLEESERKLIEYARTQGLVITDEKGRTLAAQNLTQLSAALATAQQERIRAESRWRQSATSTEMLTASAVGPLQQQRAVLMGNISRNWGCSSRIIRRCSS, encoded by the coding sequence ATGACTGACGAACACCTGCCGGCAGACCCGGCGGACAGCAACGACCGCCTGCCGGCGCGACAGGATCCCGATCTCAAACGTGCCTTGCTCAGATCCGATGGTCGGGGCGGTGCTATTGGCCTGGGTTTGGTCGACGAACGGGATGAGGACGACAGCGACGAGATCGACCTGCGCAAATACTGGCTGGTGCTCCTCAAGCACCGCTGGCTTGTTCTCAGCATCGTTGCGGCGATCACGGCGCTGGCCTTGCTGTCGACCCTGATGACAACCCCGATCTATCGTGCGTCGGCGCTGGTCCAGGTCGACCGGGCGACCGCGAGTGTTGTCCAGACGCAGGAAGCCCAGCAGTTGGGCGGGTATTGGAATGATGAGTACCTGCAGACCCAGCTTGAACTGCTGAAGAGCCGATCACTTGCCGATCGCGTTGCAGCGAGCCTGAACCTCGACAAGTCGGCCCTTGTGCGTCTCGAAAATCCGGGGTGGCTCGCGCGCGTGAAAGGCATGGTCGGGTCGCCGCCCAAGGCTGCCCGGGAACAAGGGAGTGTCGCCACAACCCCTGCCGAGGCGGCCCAGCTCAGCAAGGAGCTTTCGGGTGCCATCAGCGGAGGCTTGAGCGTGGCACGGGTGCCGGAAGCCTCGCTGGTGTGGATCAGCTACGACAGTCCATCGCCAGATTTCTCCGTGCGCGTCGTCAATGCGATCGCCGAGGGATTCGCGGAGTCCAACCTGGACCGGCGTTCGTCGGCGACGACGAATGCGAAAATGTTCCTCGAAGAGCAACTCAAGCTGACCAAAGGCAAGCTTGAGGAATCGGAACGCAAGCTCATCGAATACGCGCGGACCCAAGGTCTGGTCATCACCGATGAAAAAGGGCGGACGCTGGCTGCGCAGAACCTGACGCAGTTGAGTGCCGCCCTGGCGACTGCACAGCAGGAGCGTATTCGTGCCGAATCGCGCTGGCGACAGAGCGCGACCTCGACGGAAATGCTGACCGCCTCGGCGGTCGGGCCGCTGCAGCAGCAGCGCGCAGTGCTGATGGGGAATATCAGCAGAAACTGGGGCTGTTCAAGCCGGATTATCCGGAGATGCAGCAGTTGA
- a CDS encoding tyrosine-protein kinase produces MQQLKRQIDEIDKQIGQEMGRLRSSVKAEYAAAQGEESALRQAVAELRGQAFDAEGSNIEYSILKRDVDTNRQLYDGLLQRYKEVGAATDTRANNITIVDPAQSANRTKPNLRQNLIRGLLLGALLGVLAAFLLDFLDDRLKSPQDVEQKLRLPVLGVIPKLGAKERIADVAGDPRSSFSEAYRSVRATLQFSTDHGVPRTLLVTSSGPGEGKSTAALTLARNFAQLGKSVLLIEADLRNPSLHRALGLEDRSVGLSNLLSGASTLTETLRATEYERLSVILAGPLPPNPAELLSGSKLVSLLTVSIERFDQIIIDGPPVLGLADAPILANVTDGTLLMVDAAKTRIRPAQAALKRLLAARARVVGALLSKYDAHTAGYGYGYGYGYQYGTYKTNEDKPRLGRS; encoded by the coding sequence ATGCAGCAGTTGAAGCGGCAGATCGACGAAATCGACAAACAGATTGGCCAGGAAATGGGCCGCCTGCGATCTTCGGTGAAGGCTGAGTATGCGGCCGCGCAAGGAGAAGAGTCAGCGCTGAGGCAAGCGGTGGCCGAACTTCGGGGGCAGGCATTCGATGCCGAGGGCAGCAATATCGAATACAGCATTCTCAAGAGGGATGTCGACACCAACCGCCAGCTTTACGACGGCCTGCTGCAGCGCTACAAGGAGGTCGGGGCTGCCACCGACACGCGTGCCAACAACATCACGATCGTGGATCCCGCCCAGTCGGCCAATCGCACGAAGCCAAACCTGCGGCAGAATCTCATTCGAGGTTTGTTGCTTGGCGCGCTGCTCGGCGTGCTGGCGGCGTTCCTGCTCGATTTCCTGGACGACAGGTTGAAGTCGCCTCAGGATGTCGAGCAGAAGCTGCGCTTGCCGGTGCTTGGCGTGATCCCCAAGCTTGGTGCGAAGGAACGCATTGCGGATGTCGCCGGTGATCCGCGTTCGAGTTTTTCCGAGGCGTATCGATCGGTGCGAGCAACGCTCCAGTTCTCGACGGATCATGGCGTCCCCAGAACGCTGCTGGTTACCAGCAGTGGTCCGGGCGAGGGCAAGTCGACCGCGGCGCTGACACTCGCCCGAAATTTCGCGCAACTGGGCAAGTCCGTGCTCCTGATCGAGGCTGACCTGCGCAATCCTTCGCTGCACAGGGCGCTGGGCTTGGAAGATCGTAGTGTCGGTCTCAGTAACCTGCTTTCCGGGGCAAGCACGTTGACGGAAACCCTGAGAGCCACCGAATACGAAAGATTGTCGGTGATCCTGGCCGGTCCGCTCCCGCCGAATCCGGCGGAACTCCTGTCCGGGAGCAAGCTGGTCTCGCTGCTGACGGTGTCGATCGAACGTTTCGACCAGATCATCATCGATGGCCCCCCGGTGCTTGGATTGGCGGATGCACCTATCCTGGCGAACGTCACCGACGGCACCTTGCTGATGGTCGATGCGGCCAAGACCCGGATCCGGCCGGCACAAGCTGCGTTGAAGCGATTGCTGGCAGCCAGGGCGCGCGTGGTCGGTGCATTGCTGTCGAAGTATGATGCGCATACCGCTGGCTACGGCTACGGCTACGGGTATGGCTACCAGTACGGCACATACAAGACCAATGAGGACAAGCCGCGATTGGGCAGGAGCTGA
- a CDS encoding J domain-containing protein: protein MSGAPGTALEWALALLRAPGERHALRQSPLPSGIERLLAIAARVEPEEATIETARLLGEPAERLREAAKFYAREVLFHPQADAYRALGVSADASTEQIKANHRLLQLWLHPDRQQNEDDSIFASRVNIAWNRLRNDERRRRYDQDLAAAEREPEFAIAVTQRQVPAWLSHVPQEGVANPWQQRMPVIALVGVCLLLGWLAVRNNERAPDAWGTDVVSPTADYASATDRAVAGSGERVSPEPEAARTAKVAAAQLAAARVAADRRAAAKIAADKAAAENVAAKKIAAAKIEAVRIKEAKVAADKAAAAKAEAARIAAAKVAADKAAADRVAAAKVTAARNAADKLAAQKAAAAKAAAAKAEAARIAAAKVAADKAADRVAAAKVTAARNAAGKLAAQKAAAAKAAAAKAEAARIAAAKVAADKAKADKVVAAKAAADKLAAAKVVADKAALAKAAAAKAEAARIAAAKVAADKTARSKAIAVAPATTEDAPAKAPPSSSSASPAPVASLAPVSTAAVAPNVVRVQQARRVGDTFLQYMATLKRAPPPIWNSPAIMSSADGLRLQLHQLGRARLGPPEWRIGSENAVLTSAYQVDGVAGAGGRGRVKADLVWRADRWMVVGLSVERGK, encoded by the coding sequence ATGAGCGGCGCGCCGGGGACCGCGCTGGAATGGGCCCTCGCGCTATTGCGGGCGCCTGGCGAGCGTCATGCACTTCGACAGAGTCCGCTTCCGTCGGGAATTGAACGCCTGCTCGCGATTGCGGCACGGGTCGAGCCCGAGGAAGCGACTATCGAGACCGCGCGACTCCTCGGGGAGCCGGCAGAAAGGCTTCGCGAAGCAGCCAAATTCTATGCCCGGGAGGTCCTGTTCCATCCGCAAGCAGACGCATATCGCGCCCTGGGGGTCAGCGCGGACGCCAGCACGGAGCAGATCAAGGCCAACCATCGGTTGCTGCAATTGTGGTTGCATCCCGACCGGCAACAGAATGAAGACGATTCTATATTTGCCTCGCGCGTAAACATCGCGTGGAACCGGCTGCGTAACGATGAACGCCGTCGCAGATACGATCAGGATCTCGCGGCTGCGGAGCGGGAGCCGGAGTTCGCCATCGCGGTAACGCAACGCCAAGTGCCAGCGTGGCTGTCCCACGTGCCTCAAGAAGGTGTCGCCAATCCATGGCAACAGCGAATGCCGGTCATTGCACTGGTGGGCGTGTGTCTGTTGCTGGGTTGGCTTGCCGTGCGCAACAACGAGCGTGCACCAGACGCATGGGGAACGGATGTCGTTTCTCCAACGGCAGACTACGCCTCCGCTACCGACCGAGCCGTGGCGGGAAGCGGGGAGCGCGTATCGCCGGAGCCGGAAGCCGCGCGTACGGCAAAGGTAGCAGCAGCCCAGTTGGCAGCCGCGAGGGTTGCAGCAGATAGACGTGCAGCTGCCAAGATCGCGGCTGACAAGGCCGCTGCAGAGAACGTTGCAGCCAAAAAGATCGCAGCCGCCAAGATCGAAGCCGTCAGAATCAAAGAAGCCAAGGTGGCGGCAGACAAGGCCGCTGCGGCCAAGGCAGAAGCCGCCAGGATCGCAGCCGCGAAGGTGGCCGCTGACAAGGCGGCGGCCGACAGAGTTGCTGCCGCCAAGGTCACGGCCGCCAGGAACGCAGCCGACAAGCTCGCTGCACAGAAAGCCGCTGCAGCCAAGGCTGCTGCGGCCAAGGCAGAAGCCGCCAGGATCGCAGCCGCGAAGGTGGCCGCTGACAAGGCGGCCGACAGAGTTGCTGCCGCCAAGGTCACGGCCGCCAGGAACGCAGCCGGCAAGCTCGCTGCACAGAAAGCCGCTGCAGCCAAGGCTGCTGCGGCCAAGGCAGAAGCCGCCAGGATCGCAGCCGCGAAGGTGGCCGCTGACAAGGCCAAGGCCGACAAAGTCGTTGCCGCCAAGGCTGCAGCAGACAAGCTTGCAGCAGCCAAGGTCGTGGCAGACAAGGCAGCGTTGGCCAAGGCCGCCGCTGCAAAGGCAGAAGCCGCCAGGATCGCAGCAGCGAAGGTGGCAGCGGATAAAACCGCAAGGTCAAAGGCCATTGCGGTGGCACCGGCAACCACTGAGGATGCGCCTGCCAAAGCGCCGCCATCGTCGTCGTCGGCGTCCCCCGCCCCCGTCGCTTCGCTGGCACCTGTCTCAACAGCGGCTGTTGCGCCGAACGTTGTGCGCGTCCAGCAGGCTCGGCGCGTCGGCGACACGTTTCTCCAGTACATGGCAACGCTGAAGCGCGCGCCGCCACCGATCTGGAACAGCCCGGCCATCATGTCCAGCGCCGATGGTTTGCGTCTCCAGTTACATCAGCTCGGACGTGCACGGTTGGGGCCGCCGGAGTGGCGCATTGGCAGCGAAAACGCTGTGCTGACCTCGGCGTATCAAGTCGATGGCGTTGCCGGGGCGGGGGGGCGGGGGAGAGTGAAAGCGGACCTGGTCTGGCGCGCGGATCGCTGGATGGTGGTCGGATTGAGCGTGGAACGCGGGAAATGA